From a region of the Stenotrophomonas sp. BIO128-Bstrain genome:
- the mreC gene encoding rod shape-determining protein MreC — translation MPPYAGPPVASRQGDAASPLRLLAYLALAITLIVLDDQAGWLSRLRAQANVLVQPVWALAGLPGRLGTQVKDNAASHGQLVSENRELRNQLLIANARLTRLQTAALDNAQLRELLNVAERSGLDVQLAPILDIDLDPVRQRLVLAAGTRDGVHVGQAVIDAGGLMGQVIATTGNSATVLLLTDPDHAVPVTVARNGVRLIVYGRGDKLELRDIPLSAGVEVGDEIVTSGLGGRFPAGFPVGSITALRPDDTHAFLVGELKPAAQLDRGRDVLLLRPGEAIHLPPNLRRDASEAGGPAAAPLQEGTPAGTAAPASTTPAGSSPATTAPAAAPANAPQANRPGPAAPVPVTVPRRAAAESTVVPSHARQAEPVENRP, via the coding sequence GTGCCGCCTTACGCCGGTCCTCCCGTAGCCTCCCGCCAGGGCGATGCCGCCAGTCCGCTGCGCCTGCTCGCTTACCTGGCCCTGGCCATCACCCTGATCGTGCTCGATGACCAGGCCGGCTGGCTGTCGCGCCTGCGCGCGCAGGCCAACGTGCTGGTGCAGCCGGTGTGGGCGCTGGCCGGCCTGCCGGGCCGGCTCGGTACCCAGGTCAAGGACAATGCGGCCAGCCACGGCCAGCTGGTCAGCGAGAACCGCGAGCTGCGCAACCAGCTGCTCATCGCCAATGCGCGCCTGACCCGGCTGCAGACCGCCGCGCTGGACAACGCCCAGCTGCGCGAACTGCTCAACGTGGCCGAGCGCAGTGGCCTGGATGTGCAGCTCGCGCCGATCCTGGATATCGACCTGGACCCGGTGCGCCAGCGCCTGGTGTTGGCGGCCGGCACCCGCGATGGCGTGCATGTCGGCCAGGCGGTGATCGACGCCGGCGGCCTGATGGGCCAGGTGATCGCCACCACCGGCAACAGCGCGACCGTGCTGCTGCTCACCGACCCCGACCATGCCGTGCCGGTGACCGTTGCCCGCAACGGCGTGCGGCTGATCGTCTACGGCCGCGGCGACAAGCTGGAACTGCGTGACATCCCGCTCAGTGCCGGGGTGGAAGTCGGCGATGAGATCGTCACCTCCGGACTGGGCGGTCGTTTCCCGGCCGGCTTCCCGGTCGGCAGCATCACCGCCCTGCGTCCGGATGACACCCATGCCTTCCTGGTCGGCGAACTGAAGCCGGCCGCCCAGCTGGACCGTGGCCGCGACGTGCTGCTGCTGCGCCCGGGTGAAGCAATCCACCTGCCGCCGAACCTGCGCCGTGATGCCAGCGAAGCCGGTGGACCGGCCGCTGCGCCGCTGCAGGAGGGCACGCCGGCCGGCACCGCCGCGCCGGCCAGTACCACCCCGGCGGGGTCATCCCCGGCCACGACGGCACCTGCGGCGGCGCCCGCCAATGCACCACAGGCCAACCGGCCCGGTCCGGCCGCACCGGTACCGGTGACCGTTCCGCGCCGTGCCGCAGCCGAATCCACGGTAGTGCCGAGCCATGCTCGGCAGGCCGAACCCGTGGAGAACCGGCCATGA
- the mreD gene encoding rod shape-determining protein MreD translates to MLGRPNPWRTGHEPPARQTLVLPVSLVVALLLGLLPLPALLQPLRPYWLALVLAYWVIETPDRVGLGIAFASGVIADLLYGGVLGEQALRLVILTFILQRFRARIRFFPMSQQILAIGGLLFNDRIVSAVVHIVVGEPTLPWSYWWAPLLGMALWPLVFVLLDALRFGRRGR, encoded by the coding sequence ATGCTCGGCAGGCCGAACCCGTGGAGAACCGGCCATGAGCCGCCTGCGCGACAAACCCTGGTGCTGCCGGTCAGTCTGGTGGTAGCGCTGCTGCTCGGCCTGCTGCCGTTGCCGGCCCTGCTGCAGCCGCTGCGGCCGTACTGGCTGGCGCTGGTGCTGGCCTACTGGGTGATTGAAACGCCGGACCGGGTCGGGCTGGGCATCGCCTTCGCCAGCGGCGTGATCGCCGATCTGCTGTACGGCGGCGTGCTGGGCGAGCAGGCGCTGCGGCTGGTGATCCTGACCTTCATCCTGCAGCGCTTCCGCGCGCGGATCCGCTTCTTCCCGATGTCCCAGCAGATCCTGGCGATCGGCGGGCTGCTGTTCAACGACCGCATCGTCAGCGCGGTGGTGCACATCGTGGTGGGCGAGCCGACCCTGCCGTGGTCGTACTGGTGGGCGCCGCTGCTGGGCATGGCGCTGTGGCCGCTGGTGTTCGTGCTGCTGGACGCGCTGCGCTTCGGGCGACGCGGGCGCTGA